In Bacteriovorax stolpii, a single genomic region encodes these proteins:
- a CDS encoding PQQ-binding-like beta-propeller repeat protein: MKKYCIPLLLSLSVLASCSTLREYKPTKVVEERSPLTPLWIKNLDPNYDSGNLPIGLQSPLVHEGIVYAGHNGGYMKAYELENGREIWSEFDGSAYHAGAVAYKDQVIYGTVQGRVISRHGILGTIKYSVDLGASVETRGVVSNGRVFFQLRNHQVFCLDVETGKILWGYKRSVPYLTTLQRAGTPVVYKDKLLVGFADGTFAALSIEEGVLLYETKLTTASKFVDIDNAPFVLQDRVYISPVGGALSLIDPNTGKVLRTSDFTVSRPPLVRDDQLIFGTPNGELLVTDKNLNLQKTVKVSSGVITSIVPYKTYFAVSTTTGELKLLDQKGLNVVETFKLGHAYSAVFGEMVSTGDNLAVLSSRNRLFLFH, translated from the coding sequence ATGAAAAAATATTGTATCCCTTTGCTCCTTTCTCTGTCTGTACTGGCTTCATGTTCAACATTAAGAGAGTACAAACCTACAAAGGTGGTAGAGGAGCGCTCTCCTTTGACTCCGCTTTGGATTAAAAACCTTGATCCAAATTACGATAGCGGAAATTTACCCATTGGTCTTCAGTCACCACTTGTTCACGAAGGCATTGTTTATGCCGGACATAACGGCGGATACATGAAAGCTTACGAGCTGGAAAATGGACGTGAGATCTGGAGTGAATTCGACGGATCTGCTTACCATGCAGGTGCTGTGGCCTACAAAGACCAGGTGATTTACGGAACGGTTCAAGGGCGAGTGATTTCTCGCCATGGAATTCTTGGGACTATTAAATACTCAGTTGACCTTGGAGCTTCTGTTGAAACCAGAGGGGTGGTGAGTAATGGAAGAGTTTTCTTCCAGCTGAGAAATCACCAGGTTTTCTGTCTGGATGTAGAGACTGGAAAAATCCTTTGGGGTTACAAGCGTTCAGTTCCTTACCTGACAACTCTTCAGCGCGCAGGAACTCCTGTCGTTTATAAAGACAAGCTTCTGGTTGGTTTTGCCGACGGGACATTTGCCGCTTTATCGATTGAAGAGGGTGTTCTTCTTTATGAAACAAAGCTGACAACAGCTTCAAAATTTGTCGATATCGACAACGCTCCTTTTGTTCTTCAAGATAGAGTTTATATCTCACCGGTTGGTGGAGCTCTAAGCCTGATTGACCCGAACACTGGGAAAGTTTTAAGGACTTCGGATTTTACAGTTTCAAGACCCCCCCTTGTCCGCGACGATCAACTGATCTTCGGAACGCCCAATGGTGAGTTATTAGTGACTGATAAAAACCTTAACCTGCAAAAGACTGTGAAGGTTTCAAGTGGTGTGATCACTTCTATCGTGCCTTATAAAACATATTTTGCAGTTTCAACGACAACTGGTGAATTAAAACTACTTGATCAAAAAGGACTCAATGTAGTGGAGACTTTTAAACTAGGTCACGCTTACTCAGCGGTCTTTGGAGAAATGGTCTCGACTGGGGATAACCTGGCGGTACTGTCTTCAAGAAATCGTCTGTTCTTATTTCATTAA
- a CDS encoding B12-binding domain-containing radical SAM protein, translating into MIVTLINPPVLMRKGNAATVTPSPPLGLAYVASYIRSFYQVEIVDSMGEALDQVTDIKNSPYFFYGLQIDEIIARINPKSRIIGLSCMFTSNWLLHKEIVRKAIDTFPDALIVLGGEHATAAHENILREFPKNLVCVLGEGEETLLDLCQQLEKENGDLKKIKGIAYCDEERSVVSSRRERIKALDEIPTPAWDLFPMENYLQQGSGATVHNRRTMMMLTSRGCPYKCSFCSAPQMWDKYVFHRAPEAIIQEIRKYISLYKIDHIEFMDLVGLVNKKWTMDFCEKMAQANLPVTITFSPGTRSEILSEEILRGLKAAKLLRIQYAPDSGSTEEAKLLKKNANLDKMTISMAKSVELDLPICSNILVGYPGQRLRDLYRTGKFCLKLARLGVDDVLVHNFVPYDGSEFHEKLINDPKKRFLKYIGDTFMTRTTGPSLGYVQSYSENIPSWFLSIFRFAVLGACVIVHYLFHPKRIFKSIKNVSNKLPVTYLENLLYLKFYREVKVMKKMEAVSIESFKGIG; encoded by the coding sequence GTGATCGTAACTCTGATTAATCCACCTGTACTCATGAGAAAAGGTAACGCCGCAACTGTGACGCCGTCGCCGCCATTGGGGCTTGCTTATGTGGCCTCCTATATCAGGTCTTTTTACCAGGTCGAGATTGTCGACAGTATGGGAGAGGCCCTTGATCAAGTTACAGATATTAAAAATTCACCATATTTTTTTTACGGACTGCAGATCGACGAGATCATTGCACGCATCAATCCTAAGAGCCGAATCATTGGCCTTTCGTGTATGTTTACCAGCAACTGGCTTTTGCACAAAGAGATTGTGAGAAAAGCGATTGATACTTTTCCTGATGCACTTATTGTTTTAGGTGGAGAGCACGCTACAGCTGCTCATGAAAATATTTTAAGAGAATTTCCAAAAAATCTGGTTTGTGTTTTAGGTGAAGGCGAGGAGACACTTCTTGATCTTTGTCAGCAGCTGGAAAAAGAAAATGGAGATCTTAAAAAAATAAAAGGTATTGCTTATTGTGACGAAGAGCGCTCTGTTGTCTCTTCTCGTCGTGAGAGAATTAAAGCACTGGATGAAATCCCGACTCCGGCCTGGGACCTTTTCCCAATGGAAAATTACCTCCAGCAAGGATCTGGGGCCACGGTTCATAACCGCCGGACGATGATGATGCTCACTTCCCGCGGGTGTCCCTATAAGTGTTCTTTTTGTAGCGCTCCCCAGATGTGGGATAAATATGTTTTTCACCGCGCTCCTGAGGCCATCATTCAAGAAATCAGAAAATATATTTCTCTTTATAAAATTGACCACATCGAATTTATGGACCTCGTAGGCCTGGTTAATAAAAAATGGACCATGGATTTCTGCGAGAAAATGGCCCAGGCCAATCTTCCGGTGACCATCACATTCAGTCCTGGAACTCGCAGTGAAATCCTCTCAGAAGAGATTTTGCGCGGGTTAAAAGCGGCAAAACTTCTGCGCATTCAGTACGCACCCGATTCAGGTTCAACTGAAGAGGCAAAACTTTTAAAGAAGAATGCGAATCTGGATAAGATGACTATTTCCATGGCCAAAAGCGTGGAGCTCGATCTGCCTATTTGTAGCAATATTCTTGTAGGCTATCCTGGGCAAAGGCTGCGGGATCTTTATCGAACAGGGAAGTTTTGTTTGAAGCTTGCCCGTTTGGGAGTCGATGATGTTCTCGTTCACAACTTTGTTCCTTATGATGGATCAGAGTTTCATGAAAAGTTGATTAATGACCCTAAAAAAAGGTTCCTTAAGTATATCGGCGACACTTTTATGACCAGAACGACTGGCCCTTCATTGGGTTATGTGCAGTCGTATTCAGAAAATATCCCGTCATGGTTTTTATCTATTTTCCGTTTTGCGGTGCTTGGTGCCTGTGTGATTGTGCACTATCTTTTTCATCCTAAACGCATTTTTAAATCGATAAAAAATGTGTCCAACAAACTGCCGGTGACCTATCTGGAGAATTTACTGTATCTGAAATTTTACCGCGAGGTAAAAGTGATGAAGAAAATGGAGGCCGTTTCCATCGAGAGTTTTAAGGGAATTGGTTGA
- a CDS encoding ribosome biogenesis GTPase Der, producing the protein METKQYHRSMVISLIGRPNVGKSSLFNRLMRKAHKAITHDKPGVTRDRHYGIATFEELAGKDAAEAILVDTGGFYPTKIEENVPRKNDQIMNKFFNIMTDQAKTAIRESDLILFVVDSREGVLPFDESIADYIRAQKKPFWVLVNKYDTDKQEGEELEFYQLGIGEEEMFKVSAEHGLGLLDLKQRLQKEIIKFENSQKDEMSNLQKGVTPREKVVARLALIGAPNAGKSTMLNLLLGAERALVSDIPGTTVDPIEGFFDLFFGKEAHLLDDDLSFAKTDSLLFQQYEEFRNNNPDVYKDLAVAYNLEEEGTQGAPIYDEEDYVGEETPLFDETLEADEHNENEIDFDDALSDEEVQKSEDDLYETVFAVDDEDFSDEDEELTEEEMLENVGYSEEYLQAEALMLKEEEERGSQWRSMHIVDTAGIRRQKAVEGFIEQQSVYRSLRCITESDIILFMIDSTIGISHQDRRLLDIALEKGKSVIVCLNKVDLLKEKLVDEAAKKEWIADLRATVPWLNHCDLIPISAKYNKHIGKLRESIKKTVLIRNRSIGTGKLNRYVYQLIEKNPVAIKKAGKRLKVKYASMLKSNPPTFLFFTNLSKDIPDNYKSYLKNGLRREFEFDNTPIHIVFRTGEDLNRRLGKRMKEVT; encoded by the coding sequence ATGGAAACAAAACAATATCACCGCTCAATGGTGATCTCCCTGATCGGGAGACCCAATGTCGGTAAAAGTTCACTATTTAACAGGCTGATGAGAAAGGCCCATAAGGCCATCACTCACGATAAGCCGGGGGTTACGCGCGATCGCCACTACGGTATCGCAACTTTTGAAGAGCTTGCTGGAAAAGATGCGGCCGAAGCGATCCTGGTTGATACCGGTGGATTCTATCCGACAAAAATCGAAGAAAACGTACCAAGAAAAAATGACCAGATCATGAATAAGTTTTTTAACATCATGACTGATCAGGCGAAAACAGCGATTAGAGAAAGTGACTTGATCCTTTTCGTCGTTGATTCACGTGAAGGTGTTTTACCTTTCGATGAGAGTATTGCTGATTATATCCGCGCTCAGAAAAAACCATTCTGGGTTCTGGTTAACAAGTATGATACTGACAAGCAGGAAGGCGAAGAGCTGGAGTTCTACCAATTAGGGATTGGCGAAGAAGAAATGTTTAAAGTTTCTGCTGAGCACGGCCTTGGATTATTAGATCTTAAGCAAAGACTACAAAAAGAAATCATCAAATTCGAAAACTCACAAAAAGATGAGATGTCGAACTTGCAAAAAGGTGTAACTCCAAGAGAGAAAGTTGTGGCACGTCTGGCGCTTATTGGAGCACCAAACGCTGGTAAATCGACCATGCTTAACCTGCTTTTAGGGGCGGAGAGAGCGCTGGTAAGTGATATCCCGGGAACCACAGTTGACCCGATCGAAGGCTTCTTTGATCTTTTCTTTGGAAAAGAGGCACATCTGTTGGATGATGATTTAAGTTTCGCTAAGACGGATTCTCTTTTATTCCAGCAATATGAAGAATTCAGAAACAACAACCCTGATGTTTATAAAGACCTGGCCGTTGCCTACAACCTTGAAGAAGAAGGGACACAAGGCGCTCCGATTTACGATGAAGAAGATTACGTTGGTGAAGAAACTCCGCTTTTTGATGAAACTCTTGAAGCAGACGAACACAACGAAAATGAAATCGATTTCGATGACGCTCTTTCTGATGAAGAAGTTCAAAAATCAGAAGATGATCTTTATGAAACTGTTTTTGCTGTAGACGATGAAGACTTCTCTGATGAAGATGAAGAATTAACAGAAGAAGAGATGTTGGAGAACGTTGGGTACTCTGAAGAGTATCTACAAGCAGAAGCCCTGATGTTAAAAGAAGAGGAAGAAAGAGGATCACAGTGGCGCTCTATGCACATTGTAGATACAGCTGGGATCAGACGCCAGAAGGCCGTTGAAGGCTTTATTGAGCAGCAGTCTGTTTACCGCTCTCTTCGTTGTATTACTGAGAGTGACATTATTCTTTTTATGATCGATTCAACAATTGGTATTTCTCACCAGGACCGCCGTCTTTTAGACATCGCTCTGGAAAAAGGAAAATCAGTTATTGTCTGTTTAAACAAAGTGGATCTTTTAAAAGAGAAGCTTGTCGACGAAGCGGCCAAAAAAGAATGGATCGCCGATTTAAGAGCGACTGTTCCATGGTTAAATCATTGCGACCTGATTCCTATTTCAGCGAAGTACAATAAACATATTGGAAAGTTAAGAGAGTCGATCAAGAAAACTGTTTTGATTAGAAACAGAAGCATTGGAACTGGAAAACTTAACCGTTATGTTTATCAGTTGATTGAAAAAAATCCAGTGGCCATTAAGAAAGCAGGTAAGAGGTTAAAGGTGAAGTATGCTTCGATGTTAAAATCGAATCCGCCGACTTTCCTTTTCTTTACAAACCTTTCTAAGGACATTCCGGATAACTATAAGAGCTACTTGAAAAACGGATTGAGACGCGAGTTTGAATTCGACAACACGCCGATTCATATTGTGTTTAGAACGGGGGAGGATTTAAACCGCCGCCTGGGCAAACGCATGAAAGAAGTTACCTGA
- the era gene encoding GTPase Era, with protein sequence MLIEDQHPHNKSIMVAVLGAPNVGKSSLINCLIGTDLSVVTSKPQTTRNKFHCVFTVDRTEVVMVDTPGLHKSNQEFNKRLNEQAREGTEGADLNLLLIDISRDILEQFVDFKENFQQELGPTWVLFTKADKVENSEKLPLKEVFERAKEIFPSLEKYFLISSKEGINIHDLTGALCDKAEPGPHLYPNGDVSNKNQRFFVTEYIREQAFELLKDEVPYEVAVVIDEYKEVKGKTDPNTFESHISASILVNRPSQRAIVIGSSGSMIKEIGIRSRKKIEVMTGGPVHLNLHVKVSPKWFSNNFVLEEIGLPRAKDSNRVWRKK encoded by the coding sequence ATGTTAATCGAAGATCAGCACCCCCACAACAAATCCATCATGGTGGCAGTATTAGGGGCGCCAAACGTAGGGAAAAGTTCATTGATCAATTGTTTGATCGGAACAGACCTGTCAGTTGTTACAAGTAAACCTCAGACAACAAGAAATAAATTTCACTGCGTGTTCACTGTTGACCGCACTGAAGTTGTTATGGTGGACACTCCGGGTCTGCACAAGTCAAACCAGGAATTCAACAAGCGCTTAAATGAGCAGGCAAGAGAAGGAACAGAAGGAGCGGATTTAAACCTGCTTTTAATTGATATCTCACGCGACATTTTAGAACAGTTTGTAGATTTTAAAGAAAATTTCCAGCAAGAACTTGGGCCGACATGGGTTCTTTTCACTAAAGCTGACAAAGTTGAAAACTCAGAAAAACTTCCACTAAAAGAAGTTTTTGAAAGAGCTAAAGAAATCTTCCCATCACTTGAGAAGTACTTTTTAATTTCTTCAAAAGAAGGAATCAACATTCACGATCTAACCGGAGCTCTTTGTGATAAAGCTGAGCCGGGACCACACTTGTATCCAAACGGAGATGTGTCAAACAAGAACCAAAGATTCTTCGTTACTGAATACATCCGCGAGCAGGCCTTTGAACTTTTAAAAGATGAAGTTCCTTACGAAGTTGCCGTGGTGATTGATGAATATAAAGAAGTAAAAGGCAAAACAGACCCGAATACATTTGAATCTCACATTTCAGCTTCAATCCTGGTTAACCGTCCGTCGCAAAGAGCGATCGTGATTGGTTCATCTGGATCAATGATTAAAGAAATCGGGATTAGATCGAGAAAGAAAATTGAAGTTATGACAGGAGGCCCGGTGCACTTAAACTTGCACGTAAAAGTGTCGCCTAAGTGGTTCTCAAATAACTTCGTTCTTGAAGAAATCGGTCTTCCTCGCGCGAAGGATTCTAACCGCGTTTGGAGAAAGAAATAA
- the rnc gene encoding ribonuclease III gives MQETTFNQETQEDGSIRFPDTHSWLNAFYSEASLKKFDQSELHHIISHKISFAQLEKKINYTFKDKKYLILALTQSTFCYEMKESTLHSNERLEFLGDSLINFIVGKNLYHLYKDHHEGDLSKLRGALVNEEKLAELARSLTLGEFLFMGRGELRSRGFDKDSILADAFEALFAAIYFDSNNSVEILETTLKFIVDQFEKNTKTSFYSLEQLNVFDTKSKLQELTMAAHGVFPTYKSSELPDHTGFHVEVWLGDKKLAAMTGPSKKKVEKQLAKKIIDEKLY, from the coding sequence GTGCAAGAGACGACCTTTAATCAAGAAACTCAGGAAGATGGGAGCATCCGCTTTCCTGATACCCATTCATGGCTTAATGCATTTTATTCCGAAGCGTCACTAAAAAAATTCGATCAATCGGAACTCCATCATATTATTTCTCACAAGATTTCTTTTGCTCAACTCGAAAAAAAAATTAATTATACATTCAAAGATAAAAAGTATTTGATTCTCGCACTCACTCAATCAACTTTTTGTTATGAGATGAAAGAGAGTACACTGCACTCAAATGAACGCCTGGAATTTTTAGGTGATTCACTAATCAACTTTATTGTTGGAAAAAATCTTTATCACCTTTATAAAGATCATCACGAAGGCGATCTCTCAAAATTGAGAGGAGCTTTAGTTAATGAAGAAAAGCTTGCTGAACTCGCTCGCTCACTAACTCTGGGAGAGTTTTTGTTCATGGGGCGCGGAGAGCTTCGTTCGCGCGGGTTTGATAAAGACTCGATTTTGGCGGACGCCTTTGAAGCTCTTTTTGCTGCGATTTATTTTGATTCAAATAATAGTGTTGAGATTTTAGAGACAACACTAAAATTTATTGTCGATCAGTTTGAAAAGAATACAAAGACTTCATTTTATTCTTTAGAACAACTGAATGTTTTTGATACTAAGTCCAAGCTTCAGGAATTGACGATGGCCGCCCACGGGGTATTTCCTACTTATAAATCGAGTGAACTTCCGGATCACACTGGATTTCATGTCGAAGTGTGGCTAGGAGACAAGAAGTTGGCAGCAATGACTGGGCCATCAAAGAAAAAAGTAGAAAAGCAATTAGCGAAAAAAATAATAGACGAGAAGCTTTACTAA
- a CDS encoding tyrosine-type recombinase/integrase, with protein sequence MNTNTTESTVQTPVSSAPLNPELFELQQEFYRNLRTQGKSQNTLKNYKTDLDCFNFYLNTEYASVEVKNFDQALVTNYGKYLENKYSSDNSRRRRVQALRIFFDFLLNKSLVSSNPVRKLPTSPKFLDIPRPTPFIDVKTLWTYLVEESHSQDKIQELLSKRNQILFLLIFGAGLKVSDLSELKMSDITISNGEARVLIRHPKRDAYTVVLPKIFEKVFADYLAILDEMKAKSQITFDNLLFYANPYRIISGGLSPRGIEIIFEDYRNKLMITLTPKSLRQACIFKWIQQEKSVTLIKEWLGLAPSYDLKLYLEHAPNFLYNEEILEDIYSNYRKH encoded by the coding sequence ATGAACACAAACACCACAGAATCTACTGTCCAAACCCCGGTTTCAAGCGCCCCTCTAAACCCAGAACTTTTCGAGCTTCAACAAGAGTTTTACCGCAACCTTAGAACTCAAGGAAAAAGCCAAAACACACTTAAGAACTACAAAACAGACCTAGACTGCTTTAATTTTTACCTGAACACTGAGTACGCTTCAGTTGAAGTAAAGAACTTCGACCAGGCACTAGTGACAAACTACGGAAAGTACCTGGAAAACAAGTACTCTTCTGACAACTCAAGAAGAAGAAGAGTTCAAGCTCTAAGAATCTTCTTTGATTTCCTTTTAAACAAATCACTGGTATCTTCAAACCCAGTTAGAAAACTTCCAACTTCACCGAAGTTTTTAGATATCCCGAGACCAACTCCATTCATCGACGTAAAAACTCTTTGGACTTACCTGGTTGAAGAATCTCACTCTCAGGATAAAATCCAGGAGCTTCTTTCTAAAAGAAACCAGATTCTTTTCCTTCTAATCTTTGGGGCGGGATTAAAAGTTTCTGATCTTTCAGAACTTAAAATGAGCGACATCACGATCTCTAACGGAGAGGCGCGCGTTCTTATCCGTCACCCAAAAAGAGATGCGTATACTGTTGTCCTTCCAAAAATCTTTGAAAAAGTTTTTGCTGACTACCTAGCGATCCTTGATGAAATGAAAGCGAAGTCACAAATCACATTTGATAACCTTCTCTTCTACGCTAACCCATACAGAATCATTTCTGGTGGATTATCACCAAGAGGGATTGAGATCATTTTCGAAGACTACAGAAATAAACTAATGATCACTCTGACTCCAAAATCACTTCGTCAGGCGTGTATCTTCAAGTGGATTCAACAAGAAAAGAGCGTTACACTTATTAAGGAATGGCTAGGACTTGCTCCTTCTTATGACCTTAAACTTTACCTGGAGCACGCTCCAAATTTCCTATACAACGAGGAAATCCTGGAAGACATCTACTCTAACTACAGAAAGCACTAA
- the fsa gene encoding fructose-6-phosphate aldolase, translating to MEFFLDTGIIAEIKEAVSLGIIDGVTTNPSLIAKTGRKQEDVIREISEIVDGPISAEVIALDLDGMIKEGEELAKIHKNVVIKLPLTEAGIAACAHFTKKGIKTNVTLCFSMNQALLAAKAGATYISPFIGRLDDIGHNGNDLIAEIRQMYDNYGFKTKILAASIRHSAHVREVALIGADVGTMPLSVIKSLYKHPLTTNGLEAFLADHKKANTK from the coding sequence ATGGAATTTTTTCTAGACACAGGAATTATTGCTGAAATTAAAGAAGCAGTTTCGTTGGGTATTATTGACGGAGTCACAACTAACCCATCTCTGATTGCTAAAACCGGACGCAAACAAGAAGACGTAATCCGCGAAATCTCTGAGATCGTTGACGGTCCAATCTCGGCGGAAGTTATAGCACTTGACCTTGATGGTATGATTAAAGAAGGTGAAGAACTAGCAAAGATCCACAAAAACGTGGTGATCAAGCTTCCTTTAACTGAAGCAGGAATTGCAGCTTGTGCTCACTTTACAAAAAAAGGCATCAAGACAAACGTCACACTTTGTTTTTCAATGAACCAGGCCCTGCTGGCAGCTAAGGCCGGAGCCACTTACATTTCTCCATTCATTGGACGCCTGGATGATATCGGACACAACGGAAATGACCTGATTGCTGAAATCCGCCAAATGTATGATAACTACGGATTCAAAACAAAAATCCTGGCGGCTTCTATCCGCCATTCAGCACACGTCAGAGAAGTCGCCTTAATTGGGGCAGATGTAGGCACAATGCCTCTTTCTGTTATCAAGTCTCTTTACAAGCACCCCCTAACTACAAATGGTTTAGAGGCGTTTTTAGCAGACCACAAGAAGGCCAACACTAAGTAA
- a CDS encoding matrixin family metalloprotease gives MRNLLFLSLFTLLFAACKKQTTTSQSALGSSGSACLIGKWSDSSLPLTLKMSSDFSGDITAGMMVGGLNPLEQMAKVWNDAVGGSKTLITVPFPVTNNSGYSTTSAFRDSEIGIYKSPQWFSNVQTNVIAITQYYGIVTSSAGLGQYVQLTHADIIVNYRDYASDLVMANAIYQVDMDLPTVVLHEMGHLLGLCHESTKPSIMAPYYSTTQRTVQNFDRTRIQDIYINNYISGLGANTNAISVPEGTEVKGMIELHKDGTCAHYENGKKVYEHHLDLSRKPDIAMFKKHK, from the coding sequence ATGAGGAACCTGCTCTTTCTCTCCTTATTCACTCTCCTGTTTGCTGCTTGTAAAAAGCAGACGACGACGTCTCAGTCTGCCTTGGGTAGCAGTGGATCGGCCTGTCTTATCGGCAAATGGAGTGATTCTTCTCTACCTCTAACTCTTAAAATGTCTTCTGATTTTTCCGGCGATATCACAGCGGGTATGATGGTCGGAGGACTTAACCCTCTCGAGCAGATGGCAAAGGTGTGGAATGATGCTGTAGGAGGCTCTAAAACACTTATTACGGTGCCTTTTCCAGTTACCAATAACTCAGGCTACTCAACGACATCGGCCTTCAGAGACAGCGAAATCGGTATCTATAAATCCCCTCAATGGTTTTCCAACGTTCAGACAAACGTTATCGCTATCACTCAGTACTACGGTATTGTCACTAGCAGCGCAGGACTTGGCCAATACGTACAACTGACTCACGCAGATATTATCGTTAACTACCGCGACTACGCTTCAGACCTGGTGATGGCAAATGCCATCTACCAAGTGGATATGGACCTTCCGACAGTTGTCCTGCACGAGATGGGACACTTACTTGGTCTTTGTCATGAATCGACAAAACCATCCATCATGGCGCCCTACTATTCAACGACTCAAAGAACTGTTCAGAATTTTGATAGAACTCGCATTCAAGATATCTATATCAACAACTACATTAGCGGCCTCGGCGCCAACACTAACGCCATCAGCGTCCCTGAAGGAACAGAAGTAAAAGGGATGATTGAGCTTCATAAAGACGGGACTTGTGCCCACTATGAGAATGGCAAAAAGGTCTACGAACACCACCTGGATCTTTCTCGTAAACCAGACATCGCAATGTTCAAAAAGCACAAATAA
- the rplT gene encoding 50S ribosomal protein L20, protein MARVRRGFKARRRRNKVLKLAKGFHFDRRTKYKHTAETVKRALNYAYVGRRLLKRDMRKLWVVRIAAAARTLETSYSKFIGSLKANNVTLNRKMLAEIAATDFAGFTAIKNALKK, encoded by the coding sequence ATGGCACGCGTACGTAGAGGATTTAAAGCTAGAAGAAGAAGAAACAAAGTTTTGAAACTTGCAAAAGGTTTCCACTTTGACCGTAGAACAAAATATAAGCACACAGCTGAAACTGTTAAACGTGCTCTTAACTACGCTTACGTAGGAAGAAGACTACTTAAGAGAGATATGAGAAAGCTATGGGTTGTTAGAATTGCAGCAGCAGCTAGAACTCTAGAGACTTCATACTCAAAATTCATCGGATCTCTAAAAGCAAACAATGTTACTCTTAACAGAAAAATGCTTGCAGAAATCGCAGCTACTGACTTTGCTGGATTCACAGCAATTAAGAACGCTCTTAAAAAGTAG
- the rpmI gene encoding 50S ribosomal protein L35 produces MPKMKTRKSAAKRYSVTGTGKVKRSRCGLRHKLEVKSQKRKNRAGGPALVHQSEHEKVRRMLPYAF; encoded by the coding sequence ATGCCAAAAATGAAGACAAGAAAATCAGCTGCGAAAAGATACAGCGTAACTGGTACAGGTAAAGTTAAAAGAAGCAGATGTGGTCTAAGACACAAGCTTGAAGTAAAGAGCCAAAAAAGAAAGAACAGAGCAGGTGGACCAGCTCTAGTTCACCAATCAGAGCACGAAAAAGTTAGAAGAATGCTTCCATACGCATTCTAG
- the infC gene encoding translation initiation factor IF-3, with protein sequence MIKDNQSPGSFQRPSFDRDRQSNKNQGPRVNEQIRIPECRLLGDDGHQYGVVSMAEARRISDEAGLDLVEVSPTAQPPVVKLIDFGKYKYELQKKAQEAKKKQIVIQLKEVQLRPNIEQGDLDTKLNHCRKFLDQGDKIKISMQFRGREMSYRDAGMEKFKAIIGQIVEMGAVIESEPKMMGNRIIAILASTKKPPVKKAEDKPAASEQKAKKD encoded by the coding sequence ATTATTAAAGACAACCAGAGCCCAGGTTCATTCCAGAGACCATCATTCGATCGCGACCGCCAATCAAACAAAAACCAAGGTCCAAGAGTTAACGAGCAAATCAGGATTCCTGAATGCCGCTTACTAGGGGACGACGGTCACCAATACGGTGTTGTTTCTATGGCCGAAGCAAGAAGAATTTCTGATGAAGCAGGCCTAGATCTTGTTGAAGTGAGCCCTACAGCTCAACCTCCGGTTGTTAAGCTTATTGACTTCGGTAAGTACAAGTACGAGCTTCAAAAGAAGGCCCAAGAAGCTAAGAAAAAACAAATTGTTATCCAGTTAAAAGAAGTTCAACTACGTCCAAATATCGAGCAAGGTGACTTAGATACAAAGCTAAATCACTGCCGCAAGTTCTTAGACCAAGGTGATAAGATTAAGATTTCTATGCAGTTTCGCGGTCGCGAAATGTCATATCGCGATGCAGGAATGGAGAAGTTCAAAGCTATCATCGGCCAAATTGTTGAAATGGGTGCTGTGATCGAGTCTGAGCCAAAAATGATGGGTAATAGAATTATCGCCATTTTAGCTTCGACTAAGAAGCCACCTGTGAAGAAGGCAGAGGATAAACCTGCTGCTTCAGAACAAAAAGCTAAAAAGGACTAA